AGGAATGCACAGGCCGGAGAATTAGCTCAGCTCAGTTTGTCCATTGTGGACACAAAGGCTCCAATTGATACGGGTGAATCCCTTTCTTCAGCGCCCTATTTGGCACCAGGGGATAGCAAATATTCGGGCCTACGTCTCAATCAGACTGGTTATTCTCCTTTAACACAACAATCACCAACAATCGTCATGCCGGCCACACACACAAAGGACAATCTCGAATCATGCAAAGGGGCCGCTGAGGAAAGAAATTCATCGTCTGCACCTGATTCACTACCAGTCTCTATTACATCATTTGCAGCCACACCAGGCTTTGTATCAACACCAATAAGGCCGAACGAAGAACACGAGGCCGGCTAAATGTTACAAAATACAATGGGTATGAAAGCAAGTTGCCCCTGTTGTGATTATCCTCTGCATCTCTTAAGCACATGTTGTCAAGACCGATGTGCCTCTGCAGGGTTGCAGGCGAAACTGCTTAGCCAGGGACGGCACTAAGGAAGATCTACCAAGGCCAGATTTCGCCTTTGAGTCGGCTTTGCATTATCACAGCCCTAAATTCGCATCAAGATAGTCATCGGCCATGAAAGAAGTTGTCGTTGATGCAAGAATGCAAGCTCTAGCAAATGTCAAGATTCATCTAATGGGTGGGCTATCTTACATCTGTTTACAGAGTACTTGTCTCGACTAGTGAAAAATTCCTATATTTTCGCTTTTTACAGCGACAGGTTCTCATCATACGTGGAGCCATGTGACTCGGTTTACAATTTTAGTAGTATTGGCGCCATGAGGTGTGTCCGCTGTCTCACGAGCTATTCTGATGCTTAGTATTTGACAATAATCTGTCTCGACTCTTCATGCCTTCGAAATGAACTTTGTTATCTCAAAGACTATGTCGGAGGGCAAAGCCGGATAAATTGGGATGTTTCACATGCTCTGCGCAACTTGCGGTCAGAGGGTCTGAGTGAAGCAACTGTGACCTCATATTCTGACCACATGCTATTCGCGCAAAATATATCACGCTTTGATACTCTCCAGACCCCGATGGTTGACCCCAAACAAGGGGGCGCCTTGTCAAGGCCACTCGCTGGCACTTAGTTGGGCTGAATTGTCCGCATGGTGGTCCGTTTCATAACGCACAGCCCACAACGGTGTGTTCTTTGTGGCCGCATGCGGCAGAATTGTATTTTTGAACCTGAAATGTTTCTTCTGCATAGAACTATCGAGCAAAGGCGAGGGTGGTGTCGTTGGTATTCCGGTAACCGAAAAAGCTTGTGACGGCCAACAACACAATGTCGCAGAAGGCTGACCCGTCAGGGCTATACTTTGCTAAGTCTCTTTCCTGCTTTCAAGGGgggtattatataagataAACGAcacctcctcatcctcataTTTATTTTCTTGTGCCTATCGTGTAACTTATTTACCCAGTTTATCCTACAGCTAACAACCGTTGGCAAAAACCCATTCTTTCTCACCAAGTTTGATCTAAAGCGTTGTGGCTACAAAGCCGGAAATTGTCCCAGATCCCACGCACCTATAACATACCTGCTTGGACAGAAGATTTAAACATTACGCCAATTCCATCACCTCTTGCCAACGGAAAGGTCCGAACTGCGAATCTGCTAGACACGGTTCAGAGGGTTCAAAATACCAAAAGCAGATTCTAGATTTGCCACGAACCTCGTACAACAGCAAGTACACATTCCCAACATGTAGGTCTCTTATATTCTATCTTGGGAGTGCTTTCTATTAACAGATTCCAGATACTATTTCTAGTCCAGAAAAAGGCGGCAGAGAATCGTTCGATTCTTATTCGAGCACTGTCAGCTGCAACAGGTCAGTAGCGTAAAGGTCCCAACAAGATGGTTACACTTATGCTAACTAATTGTCAGATTCACGTTAGAGGTCATCGTCTCGAGGTGCTACCAATGTCAAGTCCTCGACCTGATAACACAACAGATAGAAACAACATGCGGACCGGGAGGACTACACCAGTAGGAGTTTCTGAGCGTGCCAATCTTTCGCGTGCCTCAATAACGACCCGAAATGAATCCGCATCATCAAAGCCATTTACTACCGATTGCGAGTCATTAATCAAGACACCGTTGTCGTCACTCTCCAGGGAATACCCTAGTGACTACAATGACCTCGAATCTTTCGCAAAACGTTCGGTCGAGGAACGCCAAAGGAAAGCGAAAGAGGAAGGGAAGGTATTGAGGCCATTGAACTCGTATATGCTGTATCGAAAAGCGTACCAGCAAGTCGCTCGGCGAGTACTCAGCAATGATCAGCAGCAACTTGCCTCCAAGATTGTTGGTATATCATGGAACAAATATGAGCCGAAGGAGATAAAGGACAGATTCAAGTCTCTGGCGAAAATCGATAACCAAATGCATCGTAAAGCATTTCCCGCATATAAATACACCCCTAATCAAGCAAAGAAGCCAAAGAGCGGCGCCCTCGACTCTAAGAAACTGTCAACCTCAATCGAGCGCCGGGTATGCCGACGATTCAGTAACAAGGAAGCATATTCTCACGGAACTCCGGGAAAGAAACTTACTCGACCAAGTCATGTAGAAGCGCTAGGGCAGCATCAATCTGGTGAAGGGAACATGAACATTAAGTGGTGGACACAGGGGCCACTAAGCTTCGCAAACCCTTTGATGTACCAAGGTGGGCATCATGATCGCTATGAGCAGCCCTTCGCTGCGGACTCTAGGTATTTTGAGTCTCAATACCCCGACGTCCTCGATGATGCCTCTTTCACCCAATTACCAACTCAACAGGTACCACTGGCTGCGAACACGCATGAGCGCCTAACTGGGGACGAATGTATTGCACCGCTGTTCCTCCAGTCGTTTGAAAACATGAGCACTTCCCAGAACCCTGGTGGATATTTAGATTGGCAATCCCAAGAGACGCAGGCAGTCCATGACTTTTCTCCTATTTCGCCTGACATGAATGTTGGCCAAGCGGCCGACCATGCATATGAAGGGCAGGAGGAGTGGGCAGTTCAGCATATTGATGAACGACAGAATGCTTTTGGCTGGCATCCAAGCAGCGAACAGAGAAGCAGATGACGGCCTGGCATAATAATGAGTATTATAAATGCGCATGTATTCAATTAAAATCTGCCTTATAGAATTCTAGTTGTCCACAAGTAATTTGTGAGTAGTTGATTATTAGTAGTTCCCGTCTTTCCATAATTTGATGGTTCTGTGCTCAGCAGGCAAAGAACAGCATGCTGTATTAAATGTGAATGTGCTAACCGGCCATTTGAAGTCACTTGCACCAACCATCTCCCAACTCACAGGTGCCTAGTACCCGCCTAGGtacctacatatgtagacTATAATTAGTACGTCGGcgaggtcaactggtgtccGGTCCTTTCAGATCATCTAGCATTTCAACGCGTTACTGGGCACAGAGAGCCAGGAAAGATGCAATCCATGTTCGGACGCTTTTGGTTAGCGCGTTTATTAGTAAGCCATTTTATCTAGTCGAACTTGCAATGTGGGGAATTGCCGTCATgtcaagcaagcaagcaaggagGAACGCACAAGAACAGGCCAACGGATTGCCTCGGGACACACTGAGAACCCTCTCTGATACCGGTGAAAATGTCTTGGACTTCAAGCACAGTAACTTTTGTAGGAGTATTCCTACTTATACATGCGTATGTGCCCACTAGAATATAGGCCAGGTATCTCGGCTAACTCCGCCAACCACAGTTGCTATTCAGCACAAGAGCACTCGGCCATCTCGTCGACATCGAAAGCGCAATCCCTAGCCCAGCAGCACGCAGGAAGCACACTTCCGGTTGACATCCGGGTAGAAACAATGGTGGCCACTTTGGCTGTGTGCCTTGGTATTGTGATTGGGTCGGAAAAGCTACACCCTATACGGTGGCAAGTATGGGCCGGCAAGATCGAACGGGTTGGCAAGGCAGGCTTTCTTGACGGCAACGGGCAAGTGGACAGAGATTTTCGAGGGAGCCCGTTCAGAATGTTAGAATATCGTCCCAGCTTTCTCGATATCCGCAGACAACGTCTCGCCTTTGCAAAGTGGGTGAAAGCTAGAGATACACTCTAACAAATGGCCGTGTTCGATGTTAAGGTTTGACTGAGGAGCCTGCTACATATCGTACCCTCAAAACAAGAAATTTCCTGCTGTTCTTGAAAGATGCAGGCCAGTAAGGAGGTGTCAAATACATCCTTTGATTGTGGTGTCTTGTTTGAAGTTATTTATAGTGTAACATTGTCTGCAGCTACAAGCAAGACGACTCATACCTTTCAGTTCTGCTAATCTAAACTTCATCATCTATTTTCCTAGTATCGGACGAGATGAGTTGCTATCTACGTAATGCTTTTGCTATTACAAGTCCCGGACTTCAACCAGACTTCTTTCAAAGCTGTTGTGTTCTGAGGAGCTATGCGCCTTGGTTGTTCATATTTGCACCAAGGTGCGCATTTTCATGACATAAATCTATACATAATCCCTCGTAATATCTTTCCCGATCTTATTGAGGTATTTTTATTGATATCGTTATTGGCCAGCTATAGCAATGCGAGGGAAGGAGTGTCCAAATGTCTGCTGCCTCTTGCCATTTTGTCGGAGGGCCACAATGACAATCTTTAGTCATCCGCCTTGCCTGTGAAGCTGGTCTCGTGCAAAATGACTTCCCATCACTTTATACCGTCGTGCTTCATTCAGATTATGTTGTTTGTTCCATCACCAGAGGACTCGCATCATCTTCAATTTCCTAATACTCTGTATCGCCAATCCACATAGCCTAATGGAGGCTGCAATCTGTACTACCAGGTCGCAAGTGGAGAATGACGAATCTCTTTATGCGTTACAACAGTCCCCGGAGGTCATCATGGCACTCGATGTTTGCGATGATGGGACCATGGGATGTGCTTTCTTCGACAGCATGGACGGCTCCTTGCAGTTGGCAGAAGATGTCCATCGATCGACTGTGGACGTGTCGGAGCATTTCGCAACCCTTGCCTGCCCGACATTGTTATTAGTTTCCAGCAGAGCTCCGCAGGAGTTTCTAGACCACGTTCAAAGGAGTAAGGAAAATTAAGACTGATCACCCAGTCCCCTTCTCCCCTTCCCTGCATTAACTCCATTTCGTGTCTTCTTCAAGTAGCAGTTGTTCTAACAGTTGCTAGGCGCTTTTCCTTATAAGAGCTGTGTCCAAATATTATCGTCGTCAGAGTTTTCTGTCGAGGCAGCGGTAGACAGACTGTCAAGCTGGAGAAATGATCAGTTGTCAACTGCCCAACCAAGCTCAAGAGCTCCAGTTGATGCCAGTGTCCGCCGTGATCTTCCTAATGGCGGAGATGGGAAGAGGGTAGATCGTTGTAGCATCAGCCCTGAGGAGGGTGTTGCCAACGCAAGTACTAGAGAACACAAAAATCCTGTGTCTGTAAGAAGTGACTCTAAGGTTGAACCAACTCACAGCTAACGACCGTAGCTCGGTTGCGCTGGTGCTGTCCTCACCGAGCTTCGTTACAAATGCATCTCGAGAAGCAGCCCCTCTTCTGAGCCCATATCACATCAACCCATCCCTGTAAAGACTTTTGCTTTGGCAAATTATGTCGCCCTAGGCTCAGAAACATTGCAAACCCTGCAAATCATTCAGTCTAAGATTCACCCGAACAGCCAGTATTGGGGTGGGAGAATGCAGAGTCAAGATCAAAAAGAGGGCCTCTCCATATATGGCCTTTTCCAAGGCCACAGCCACACACCTCAAGGCAGAGCTAAGCTTCGCAGGCTTATATCACGTCCAGTCTCAAACGTTTCAATAATTGAGGACCGCCAGCAGGCTATCTCTTTATTCCTTCTGCCGCGGAATGCAGATAAAACTCGACGTATTATTGGGGCCCTAGGAAAGATTCGTAATGCGAAAATCTATCTGGAGCATCTTCAAAAAGGCACTGGGTACTCTCTGACAAAACAGGCCTTCAAAGGGAGCGTTTAGGCGATGCTTCGTACATTTGTTTCTCAGGCTTTGAAACTGCGAGGTTTATTAATTGATCTGGCTGACGATAACGATCATCATTTCATTCGAGCTGTGCGTGCCACACAAAGTAAACCCTCAGGAATATCGTATGTTTCGGGAACTAGCGGCATAACTAATTCTTCAGTAGACGATTCCCAAATTTGATCAGGACTCCCTAGTGGCTATTGGCGAGCTAATTAGTCACACTGTGGACTTCGAACAATCCGAATACCGGGGTCGAACAACTGTGAGGCTGGGCCTTGACCGGAATCTCGATGAATTAAGACGACATTACGACGGCATGAATAGCTTCCTGGCAGAAATTGTTGTGTCTACTATTCAGACAGTGCCTCAATGGGCGGTTTCTTACATCAGATCATGCATTTTTCTACCGCAGCTTGGGTTCCTCATTGTTACTGATGTTGATCCAAGGACTGGGAAAGGGAAATACCGAGTGAACTGGCCTAATGAGGATCATTGGGAACTGCTTTTTGTTGCGGACGATTCAGCTTATTACAAAAATGACAATATGCATCACCTTGACGATCAGTTCGGCGATGTTTATTGCAAAATAGCAGGTAGGCCAAGAGAGTCCGAGATGTTTGCTTTACTGAAATGCCACAGATAGAGAAGTTGAGattctccatgtcctttCCCAAGAGGTTTTAAAATCCAGCGAGTGTCTGTCGGTGGCTTCCGACGCTTGCGGTGATGTTAACGTCATTCTCGCCTTGGCCCTAACTGCAGAGAAGTATAAATGGAGTGTCCCGAAATTAACAACTAGAAGTGGCATTCTCGAAATTAAAAAGGGGCGACATCCTTTGCAAGAACTAGTTGTACCAAGCTTTGTTCCCAACGACTGTCAGCTAGGAGGTAGAGGTCACAACGACGACGATTCGTGTCAAAATCAGTCCAGGTGCATGGTTCTTACCGGCCCCAATCACTCAGGCAAGAGCGTTTTCTTGAAGCAAGTAGGGCTCATCGTATATCTCGCCCATATAGGGAGTTTTGTCCCTGCAGAAATGGCGGTAATCAGTGTCACTGACCGGATACTGACCCGTATATCAACACTGGAGAGTGTTTGCAAAGAAGAAAGTGCTTTTGCTATCGACTTAAAACAGTTGCTCAATGTGATAGAGCTGTCGACCTCGAAAAGTCTCTTGATAATCGACGAGTTTGGGAAGGGGACTAATTCAGATGACGGTGCTGGACTCCTTGCATCTTTCTTGGAGCACTTATCATCACTTGCAGTCAGAGCTCCCAGAAGTCTGGTCGCAACACATATCCACGATCTGTTTGGCTGCCACCAGCTGCTTCCGACCAGTGGTTTACAAATAGCCCACATGGATGTACTCAAAGCACAGTGTGGGGAATTCAATGGTGACTACATAACATACTTATTCAAGCTTCGTGATGGATATAGCTCGGATCTCTTCGGAGGTTACTGTGCAACTTTAAACGGAGTTCCCAATTTAGTCGTTGAACGTGCTAATGTCCTATCAATGCTGCTCAGTCGCAACGAGGACATCACAGTTCCCTGCGCCAGACTTTCACCGGAAGAAGAGTTAAAGCTGCATTCTGCTGAGATCGTTGCGCGGAAATTTCTAGAGGGCTTTCACACCTTGGTCAGCGAAGAGAATTGTCTATTGCAGGATGCTCGACATATGTTGCAAAATATACTATCCACATAGATGAATTCGAGTTGAAATGATACATCTGCTATCCTTTGCAGGGTCTCAGACGCTCGACAAGGAGAAATGTTACGTGGGTAGGGTCCTCAAGATTTACAACACAGGGAAACCAGCGGTCGCACGCACTAGATCTTTCAAGGAGGCATACTTTGAATGCCACGTGTAGCAGATATCTACTGGAGCTTTCTTCTTTATGACCGAGGATGATGTTCTGTAACTGAAATTTGAGTGACAGCTAGCCAATACACGGTACGGAAGCTTTGGGGCGTATCCCATGCACAGCGTGCATTCTACCACAGAAGAAAAGGCCCGTTGTCCCCGCCATTGTATGTTTTGTTGCTGTTGGATTGGCGATGAACACGCATGTTGATATCTAGGCCTGCTGGTTCTTCGAATGCATCTGgtgtcctcgtcttccaccCGCTTATGCCACTGTTGAAGGTCATGTCAAATTTCTCAATATGTAGCAAGTCTCTAATCAGCAATGAGAAAGAGAAGCTCTGCTGATAAGCGACTTATAGCTTTAAGCTCACTCATTCGCTACCAGGACATCGTCTTGTATGGATGGCTCTGTTTCTGACACCTCTCAGCGTAGCAATTTCTGTCTAGGCTTAGAAAGACCACAGATGATGTGGA
The Metarhizium brunneum chromosome 7, complete sequence genome window above contains:
- the MSH5 gene encoding MutS 5 codes for the protein MALDVCDDGTMGCAFFDSMDGSLQLAEDVHRSTVDVSEHFATLACPTLLLVSSRAPQEFLDHVQRSAFPYKSCVQILSSSEFSVEAAVDRLSSWRNDQLSTAQPSSRAPVDASVRRDLPNGGDGKRVDRCSISPEEGVANASTREHKNPVSLGCAGAVLTELRYKCISRSSPSSEPISHQPIPTIPKFDQDSLVAIGELISHTVDFEQSEYRGRTTVRLGLDRNLDELRRHYDGMNSFLAEIVVSTIQTVPQWAVSYIRSCIFLPQLGFLIVTDVDPRTGKGKYRVNWPNEDHWELLFVADDSAYYKNDNMHHLDDQFGDVYCKIADREVEILHVLSQEVLKSSECLSVASDACGDVNVILALALTAEKYKWSVPKLTTRSGILEIKKGRHPLQELVVPSFVPNDCQLGGRGHNDDDSCQNQSRCMVLTGPNHSGKSVFLKQVGLIVYLAHIGSFVPAEMAVISVTDRILTRISTLESVCKEESAFAIDLKQLLNVIELSTSKSLLIIDEFGKGTNSDDGAGLLASFLEHLSSLAVRAPRSLVATHIHDLFGCHQLLPTSGLQIAHMDVLKAQCGEFNGDYITYLFKLRDGYSSDLFGGYCATLNGVPNLVVERANVLSMLLSRNEDITVPCARLSPEEELKLHSAEIVARKFLEGFHTLVSEENCLLQDARHMLQNILST